The proteins below are encoded in one region of Flavobacterium nackdongense:
- a CDS encoding aminotransferase class I/II-fold pyridoxal phosphate-dependent enzyme, translated as MMKFNPADDIQDLQYFGEFGGVNPSISDSSTYTFLSAKTMFDTFEGNADGCYLYSRHSSPSNLYLGQALAAMEGTEAANVAASGMGAITPTLLQLCGSGDHIVSSRTIYGGTYAFLKNFAPKLGIKTTFVDITKMDKVEAAITPDTKVLYCETVSNPLLEIADIASLSKIAKKHNIKLVVDNTFSPLSVSPAKLGADIVIHSLTKYINGSSDTVGGVTCASREFIDSLKNVNNGANMLLGPTMDSLRSASIMKNLRTLHIRMKQHSHNALYLAEHFEKDGLKVVYPGLKSHSGHHLYKSMINPEYGFGGMMTLDVGSLDKANELMELMQSQKLGYLAVSLGFYKTLFSAPGTSTSSEIPIEEQEAMGLTDGLIRFSIGLDNDIERTYQMMKDCMVELGVLQMEAVI; from the coding sequence ATTATGAAATTCAATCCAGCAGATGACATTCAAGATTTACAGTACTTTGGAGAATTTGGAGGTGTAAATCCATCAATTTCAGACAGTTCAACCTATACATTTTTGTCAGCCAAAACAATGTTCGATACTTTTGAAGGCAATGCCGATGGTTGTTATTTGTATTCAAGACATTCCTCTCCAAGTAATTTGTATTTAGGTCAGGCCTTGGCCGCAATGGAAGGAACCGAAGCCGCCAATGTTGCCGCTTCCGGAATGGGAGCCATCACTCCTACTCTTCTGCAACTCTGCGGTTCTGGTGATCATATCGTTTCGAGCCGCACTATTTATGGTGGAACTTATGCCTTTTTGAAGAATTTTGCTCCAAAACTTGGCATCAAAACCACTTTTGTTGACATTACTAAAATGGACAAAGTTGAGGCTGCAATTACCCCTGATACCAAAGTTTTATATTGCGAAACGGTCAGTAATCCTTTGCTAGAAATCGCTGATATCGCAAGTTTATCTAAAATTGCCAAAAAACACAATATAAAATTGGTTGTCGATAATACTTTTTCGCCTTTATCCGTTTCTCCTGCCAAATTGGGAGCCGATATTGTAATCCACAGTTTGACTAAATACATCAATGGAAGCAGCGATACTGTAGGTGGCGTAACTTGTGCCTCGAGAGAATTTATCGATAGTTTAAAAAATGTAAATAATGGTGCTAATATGCTTTTGGGACCAACAATGGATAGTTTGCGTTCTGCGAGCATAATGAAAAATCTAAGGACTTTACACATCCGAATGAAGCAACACAGCCATAATGCACTGTATCTAGCGGAACATTTTGAAAAAGACGGTTTGAAAGTGGTGTATCCCGGTTTGAAAAGCCATTCCGGTCATCATTTGTATAAAAGTATGATCAACCCAGAATATGGTTTTGGCGGTATGATGACGTTGGATGTTGGCAGTTTAGACAAAGCCAATGAATTAATGGAGTTGATGCAAAGCCAAAAACTAGGTTATTTGGCGGTGAGTTTAGGATTTTACAAAACCTTATTTAGTGCTCCGGGCACATCCACATCGAGCGAAATTCCTATCGAAGAACAAGAAGCAATGGGATTGACCGATGGATTGATACGCTTCTCGATTGGTTTAGATAATGATATCGAACGAACCTATCAAATGATGAAAGACTGTATGGTGGAGTTGGGAGTTTTACAAATGGAAGCAGTCATCTAA
- a CDS encoding Lrp/AsnC family transcriptional regulator, with protein MALDTIDKKLLFLLQNDCKKTTKELSLKLDLSVTAVYERIKKLEREGVITKYVALVNKSKIDKGFVVFCHLKLVQHTKEFLTRFENEVVQLNEVLECHHVSGDYDYILKVLVKDMQAYREFLVTKLTSLQHIGSTQSTFMISEVKNTNVLE; from the coding sequence ATGGCTTTAGATACCATTGACAAAAAATTGCTTTTTCTGTTGCAAAATGATTGTAAAAAAACAACCAAGGAACTGTCCTTAAAATTAGACTTATCGGTAACTGCCGTTTATGAACGGATTAAAAAATTGGAAAGAGAGGGCGTAATTACGAAATATGTTGCCTTGGTAAACAAATCGAAAATAGATAAAGGATTTGTTGTTTTTTGTCATTTAAAATTAGTGCAACACACCAAAGAATTCCTCACCCGTTTCGAAAATGAGGTGGTGCAGCTCAATGAAGTTTTAGAATGTCATCACGTGAGCGGCGATTATGATTATATTTTAAAAGTATTGGTTAAAGATATGCAAGCCTATCGGGAATTTCTAGTAACTAAATTAACCAGTTTGCAGCATATTGGCAGCACCCAAAGCACTTTTATGATAAGTGAAGTGAAAAACACCAATGTTTTAGAGTAA
- a CDS encoding SDR family oxidoreductase — protein METKKTVVITGSQSGMGYATRLLLEKNGVKVIGVTNTDDAEIQADLSSAEGVAYAVKEIVRLTDGQIDGVFANAGVGGENAPLVFGLNYFGIITMLKALQPYLKKSLSGRIVINASNSVVITPGIPNDVVDALVDFDEEKAYKLIKENPFWTYQVSKTAITKWVRQNAFKEEWAGSGISMNLIAPGVVLTPLIEHDMKDPRKAEGINKLPKPIGTLPKPENIAPLVKFLLIDDSKFIIGQYIVIDGGTEVSWRGNDHPKTWDISFEDFGKLG, from the coding sequence ATGGAAACAAAAAAAACAGTTGTTATTACAGGTTCGCAATCCGGTATGGGCTATGCTACTCGTTTATTACTTGAAAAAAATGGAGTTAAGGTAATTGGCGTTACAAATACGGACGATGCCGAGATTCAGGCAGATTTATCGTCAGCAGAGGGTGTTGCCTATGCTGTAAAAGAAATAGTGAGACTAACGGATGGGCAAATCGATGGAGTTTTCGCAAATGCCGGAGTTGGTGGCGAAAATGCACCACTTGTTTTTGGGTTGAATTATTTTGGAATTATTACAATGTTGAAAGCATTGCAACCCTATTTGAAAAAATCTCTTAGCGGAAGAATAGTAATCAATGCCTCGAATTCAGTGGTCATAACTCCCGGAATACCGAATGATGTAGTGGATGCTTTAGTTGATTTTGATGAAGAAAAAGCATATAAATTAATCAAAGAAAATCCATTTTGGACCTATCAAGTAAGTAAGACTGCGATTACCAAGTGGGTACGACAAAATGCATTTAAAGAAGAATGGGCTGGTAGTGGCATCTCAATGAATTTAATTGCGCCCGGCGTAGTTTTGACACCTTTGATTGAACACGATATGAAGGATCCACGAAAAGCTGAGGGCATAAATAAATTACCTAAACCCATTGGAACTTTGCCAAAACCCGAAAACATTGCTCCTTTGGTGAAGTTTTTATTGATAGACGATTCAAAATTCATTATTGGGCAATATATTGTAATCGATGGTGGAACCGAAGTGAGTTGGAGAGGAAACGACCATCCAAAAACTTGGGATATTAGTTTTGAAGACTTCGGTAAATTAGGTTAG